The DNA sequence GTAGTTGGTGAACTGTTTTGTGGCAGGGTTGTATATACTGATTCCGTTACTTGTACCACACCATACCTTGGCAGTCTTGTCTATCAGAATGGTCCATACATTGTTTTGGGTGAGCGAATTTGGATTGTCTTCCTGACTCAGGAATCGGGTTACTCTCATAGTTTTGATTTCTAAGAGGTTTAGCCCACCTCTGTAAGTGCCTATCCATAAGTTTCCTTTTTCGTCCTGAGCAATAGAAAGAATATGGTCGCTGCTTAGGCTGTAAGGGTTTTGAGGTTGGTGTTTCAAAACGGTAAACTGTCCTGTTTTAGGATCAAATCGATTCAATCCGCCGCCATCAGTTCCTATCCACCAGATGCCATCTCGGTCTTCAAACAGCGTAGTGGTTTTATTATTTGAAAGAGAGTTCTTTTGATAAGGGAGATGCCTGTAGTGAAGGAATGGGTTCCGGTTATTGTAAAGCTTGAGACCTGAGTTGTAAACCCCTAACCATACATTTCCTTCTTTGTCCTGATAAATGGAGGTAATGGCTTGTGTACTGAGATCCTGTTCCGTTTGAAAATTATAGGGATTAAAAAGCCTTTTGTTGAGATCAAAAATACAGATGCCACCACCTTCTGTTCCAACCCAAAGCTTTTTCTCTGGTCCTTCAGCGATTGACAGGATTTCATTGCCTGTAAGTCCGTTAGGTGTTTTTATAAACTGTTGTGTATCCCCTGTAGGACTGTGGCAGAAAACACCCTCACCGTATGAGCCAATCCAAAGGTTATGGAAGGAGTCCATCGTTAAGCACCTTACTTCAGGGTTGGATACAGGTAGCTCCACACTGGATAAACCATGCTGTTGGTGGTACTTGTAGAGCCCCTTGGTTGTTCCAATCCAGATATTGTTGGAATAGTCACTTACAAGTGCTGTTACATGAGCTTGCTTCAGTCCATCATAAGGAAGTTGGGTAAAGGTATTGTTCTGTAGATTGTACAGGAAGACACCATTTCCGGCTGTACCAATCCAGAGATTTTGGGATCTGTCTTCAGTAATAGCCCTGATATCATGGTTAAGCAGTCCTTCATTTGGGCCGAACTGTTCAAAGTTGTCTTCGGTACGGCAATAGCGGTTCAGGCCTGCATGTGTTCCTACCCAAAGGTTTTGTTGGCTATCCTCAAATAATGCCCTTATGGAATTAAAACTAATGCTATTATAAGATTTTAGTGACCGGTGATATGCTGTGAAGGTGTAGCCATCATACTTGTTGAGTCCATCATCTGTACCAAGCCATATAAAGCCTTTTGAGTCTTGAAGGATGCAGTAAATATCACTTTGTGACAGCCCGTCTTCAGCACCAATGCTTCTAAAACTGATAGGGGTGTATGAGGACATGGCAGCCATGGGAGACACACATGTCAGGAGTATTACAAAAAGGGTGTTTTGTAGTAAGTTAGTAAATGGTCTTGTCATGATCAGTTGATGTTGAGCAGCTTTGAAAAATAGTCTTCAGATAAAAAGATTTATAGGTTTTGGTCAAATACAAATGGTTTGTCAGGGGGCTCCATTTGTAAAGTCAGTTCTGATAGTATTGATAATTCGTTAGTTGTAATTCAAAATAGGTAAACCTGAATAGTGCAAAATTTGTGCTGTTTAATTGGGTTATTCTAATAAAATTTAAAATAATTTATATATGAAATATGTTATTTTCAAATAAAAATCTGAATAAATGATGTATACCTAATAATCTTCCTAAACAAAGCGCTTTAGTGGTTTTTTCATAGCTCTGTATCCCTTCTGTTACCTTATCCTCTAAGCTGTATCCTCAAATGTAACGGGGTTTCCTTGTCGCAGTCCCTGCTCCCGAACTAGTTTGGAATGCAAATAACGTCCGGACTATACTTCTCATCCGAAATTTATTCAATTGGTATTTCACCATTTTACTTATCAAAATAATCTACTATTCTATTATGAAAATGACTATGAGCTACGGCTCCTTTTCAGGCGGTAGCTGGAAAGGAAAACTACTTGGCTGTATGTTGTTGCTCCTATCGTTGTCTGTAAGTACAACAACATTAGGACAAGCCAACAGTGGAGCCGCTTACACAACTACTGACCATCAGAAACAAATCATTGGCTACTTTACACAATGGGATGCATGGAAGGATGTTAACCATGGTGTGCCAGCCAAAGGATCATACAATCAGCTCAATATTGACTACTCTCAATACACCATTCTTAACTTCTCATTTTTTGGTGTAGCCAAAGACGGTACACTCCACAGTGGTGATCTTAGAAACAAAAGTATTAATCAGGTAGGGCAGGTACAGGAACCGGGAGAAATCCTGCATCCTGATGCCTACAGTAGCTGGGATTACTGGTTGCTGTATGGAGAACTTGATCTACTTTGGGAAGTAACCCCTGAAGCTGAGGCGGCAGGTTACACTACCAACGGCACTACTTGGAGCAATAGCCAAACAGGACTGACTGGACAAATGCCTATTCCATTTCCAAAGGAGGGAGGAGCGCCAGGTTTATTGCAACTTTGTAAGGACAATGGTGTAAAAGCAATGGCATCGATTGGAGGTTGGTCCATGTGTAAGCACTTTCCTGAGATGGCACGAGACCCACAAATGAGGGCTAGCTTTGTCAATGATTGTGTGACCCTGATTAATATGGGTTTTGATGGTATCGATCTGGATTGGGAGTATCCGGGTTCGATGGGTATGAACATCGAAAACTTTGGACAGGATGACTATCACAACTTTACCTTGCTGGTTCAGGAAATCCGTGCCGCAATTGGTCCTGACAAGTTAATCACAGCGGCTTTCAGTGCTCAGCCTGCCAAATTGCAGGACTTTGAGTGGACGGAGCTGCAACAGACCATGGACTACTTCAATATGATGACTTATGACTTCCACGGAGGTTGGTCCAATATAGCAGGTCATAACTCACCACTTTATTCTTATACAGGTGAGGAGTATGGAGCGCAATCTTGGAATGATACATTTACAGCACTGCAAGCAATGGGAGTAAGTGCTTCCAAAGTTAATATGGGCGTAGGTTTTTATGGTAGAGGTGTCATCACGGATGGGGCAGCCGAACGTAATGCACCAACAGTGAAAGTCTCAAAAAACATAGAGCCTGACGGAACTGTGATGACGGCGGGTGACTATACTAACTTTGGGTTGTTTGATGCTACGCCTACCTATCAGTATATCAAGAACAATACATCAGACTGGACTTACCATTGGGATGATGAGGCTAAAGTACCTTACATGACAAAGGATAATTTCTTCCTGAGCTTTGATAATGAACAGTCAGTACAGGCAAAGGCGGAATATGTTACGGATAATAATATCGGTGGGGTGATTGTATGGCACGTATTCGGGGACTTGGATTTTCAAGGCATCGAACAAACTTTTGCCAGTAAATTACCATACGATTCACAAACAAAAGCACCATTGGTGAACGTACTGAACAGTACTTTTGCCGCAAATGATGGTTCACCTTCTATCTCATTTACTGCACCAGCTGCTGGAAGTACCATTCAGCAGACAACAGCTTTTTCTGCCATTACTTTCGCTGCTGATGCTTCAGATGCTGACGGCAGTATTGCTTCAGTTACCTTCTTGGTAAATGGTGGGGCGGCGATTGCAGGTACAGCAAGTGGAAGTACCTATACTGCCTCTTGGACGCCTTCTGCATTTGGAAGCTATACAGTGGTAGCTACTGCGACAGATAACAGTGGGGCAACATCTTCGGCACAGGTTACCTTCTCCGTACAATGTACAGGTGAAGATTGTCCGAATGAAATTCCTACTGTCTCAATTGATTCACCGGCTGATGGTGAGGAAATACAAGCGACTTCGCTTTCGCCGATCAGCATTACAGTTTCAGCAGCTGATGCTGATGGAACCATTGCTTCAACAAGCATTGCTGTAGATGGGCAAACATTTACAAGTTCTCCAGCCTCTTGGACACCTTCTGCCTTTGGAGACTTTACCATTACGGCGACCGCAACAGACGATAAAGGAGCTACTGCAACAACTACTGCTTCAATATCAATTGTAGAAACCTGTGGTACTCCTTGGACAGCTCAAACCTATCCATCAGGTTCAGAGGTGTCATATAATGGATTCCTTTACAAGGCTGGTTGGGAAGCTGGTGCTTCACAGGTACCGGGAACTGCTGATGTATGGAAATTGCAGACAGCTTGTCCGGGTACTGTTCTGAATTGTGGAGACTATGATGAGTGGGATGGAACTGCGACATACGAAACCAATGGAATGGAAGTAGCTTACAACGGGAATGTATATACATTACTGACTTGGTGGTCCCAAAACCAAAATCCAGAATCAAACCCAACAGTTTGGAGTTTGCTAGCTCCTTGTGATGGTGGTGTTGTAACCGATAATCCACCTTCTGTAGGCTTTGTTTCTCCAACAGGAAATACTACTGTAACTCAGGATGTATTTGCACCAATCTCAGTGGAGGTTTCAGCTTCGGATGACAACACACTTTCGAGTGTATCAATTGATATCAATGGGGTAGTAACTTCGGGAACTACAGCAACATTTACACCTGATGCTTATGGAGAATATACGGTAGTAGTCACTGCTACAGATGATGCCAACCAGTCAACCAGTGATAGCATTGTAATTACAGTGCAACAAGCACCGGGTACGCCAACAGTAGGTTTTACTTCACCAACAAATGGACAAGTATTTAGCGTATCAACACTATCAGCCATCAATATTTCAGTTGATGCTGCAGATGCGAATGATGTAAGTATAGCCGTAGATGGTCAGAGTTTCAGTGGTACGTCTGCAAGTTGGACACCATCGGCATTTGGAAGTTATACCTTGACAGCAACTGCAACAGGAGCAGGAGGTACAGCTACCACTTCGGTGGATGTAACAGTAGAAGAAGCTGTAACTTCTGGAGGAATTTGTGAAGGTGTTGAAGCGTATAAAACTTATGCAGATGGTGGATTGTATAATTCCGGAGATCAGGTGACTTATGAAGGAAACCTTTATGAGGCACAGGTAAATAATCTTTACAATGTGACGCCTGGTACGGCAGATCATTGGTGGCTACCTCTAGGGGCTTGTACAGGTGGAGGAAACCAATCTCCTACAGCTTCTATTACAGCACCTGCTGATGGAGCAACCATCGTTGGTTTGGTCGCTACGACCATTACTGTTGAGGCAGGTGATGCTGATGGAACAGTGGCAAGCGTTGAAATTAGTGTAGACGAGCAGACCTTCAGTGGTACGTCCGCAAGTTGGACACCATCTGCTTATGGAACTTATACCATCACTGTGACTGCAACAGATGATCAAGGAGCTACTGGAACAGACAGTATAGAGGTTACTGTAGAAGAACCACAAGGTCCACAGGCTCCGGTTGTGACATTTGTAAGCCCGACTGATGGTCTGAATATCAAACAGACAACCTTATCGGCAGTTCAGGTTTCAGTAAATGCAACAGATGCTGATGGAACGGTAACAGGTGTTACGATTGCAGTGGATGGACAGAGCTTTAGCGGTACGTCTGCCAGCTGGTCACCGTCGGCTTTTGGAACCTATACCATTTCGGCTACAGCGACTGATAATGAAGGGCAACAGACTACAGAAACGATAAGTGTGACTGTTTCAGAAAATGTAGCCTTTACAGATCATGTATTGGTAGGTTACTGGCATAACTGGAATATCTCAAGCGCACCATATATCCGTCTGAGAGATGTAGACCCATCTTATAATGTGATCAACATTGCCTTTGCAGAGCCTACCATTCGAGATACAGACAATACAATGGTATTTGCTCCGATTGACGTCAACAATTCCGGCAATGAGCCAACAGCAGCTTCACGTCAGCAGTTTATTGAGGATGTAGCATACCTGCAAAGCCAGGGCAAGAAAGTACAGATTTCAATTGGTGGAGCAAATGGCGTGGTTCACCTTGATAATGATACAGAGAAGCAAAAGTTCGTAACTTCGATGATCAGCCTGATTGATACTTATGGTTTTGACGGAATGGATATAGATTTGGAAGGCTCTTCGCTGACGCTTAACTCAGGTGATTCAGATTTTAAGAATCCGACTACGCCACGTATCGTTAACTTTATTGATGCAATTCAGCAGATATTGGCTAACTACAATGGCAACCTGATGCTGACAGCAGCTCCAGAGACCGCATATGTACAAGGTGGCGCTATTGCTTATGGAGGCTCATGGGGAGGTTACTTGCCGATCTTGTATGCCTTGAAAGATAATTTAAACTTTGTACACGTGCAGCTTTACAATACAGGAAGTATGATAGGTTTGGATGGTCAGACTTACACACAAGGCAGTGCAGACTTTATCGTAGCCATGTGCGAGATGATGTTGCAAGGGT is a window from the Limibacter armeniacum genome containing:
- a CDS encoding glycosyl hydrolase family 18 protein, which codes for MKMTMSYGSFSGGSWKGKLLGCMLLLLSLSVSTTTLGQANSGAAYTTTDHQKQIIGYFTQWDAWKDVNHGVPAKGSYNQLNIDYSQYTILNFSFFGVAKDGTLHSGDLRNKSINQVGQVQEPGEILHPDAYSSWDYWLLYGELDLLWEVTPEAEAAGYTTNGTTWSNSQTGLTGQMPIPFPKEGGAPGLLQLCKDNGVKAMASIGGWSMCKHFPEMARDPQMRASFVNDCVTLINMGFDGIDLDWEYPGSMGMNIENFGQDDYHNFTLLVQEIRAAIGPDKLITAAFSAQPAKLQDFEWTELQQTMDYFNMMTYDFHGGWSNIAGHNSPLYSYTGEEYGAQSWNDTFTALQAMGVSASKVNMGVGFYGRGVITDGAAERNAPTVKVSKNIEPDGTVMTAGDYTNFGLFDATPTYQYIKNNTSDWTYHWDDEAKVPYMTKDNFFLSFDNEQSVQAKAEYVTDNNIGGVIVWHVFGDLDFQGIEQTFASKLPYDSQTKAPLVNVLNSTFAANDGSPSISFTAPAAGSTIQQTTAFSAITFAADASDADGSIASVTFLVNGGAAIAGTASGSTYTASWTPSAFGSYTVVATATDNSGATSSAQVTFSVQCTGEDCPNEIPTVSIDSPADGEEIQATSLSPISITVSAADADGTIASTSIAVDGQTFTSSPASWTPSAFGDFTITATATDDKGATATTTASISIVETCGTPWTAQTYPSGSEVSYNGFLYKAGWEAGASQVPGTADVWKLQTACPGTVLNCGDYDEWDGTATYETNGMEVAYNGNVYTLLTWWSQNQNPESNPTVWSLLAPCDGGVVTDNPPSVGFVSPTGNTTVTQDVFAPISVEVSASDDNTLSSVSIDINGVVTSGTTATFTPDAYGEYTVVVTATDDANQSTSDSIVITVQQAPGTPTVGFTSPTNGQVFSVSTLSAINISVDAADANDVSIAVDGQSFSGTSASWTPSAFGSYTLTATATGAGGTATTSVDVTVEEAVTSGGICEGVEAYKTYADGGLYNSGDQVTYEGNLYEAQVNNLYNVTPGTADHWWLPLGACTGGGNQSPTASITAPADGATIVGLVATTITVEAGDADGTVASVEISVDEQTFSGTSASWTPSAYGTYTITVTATDDQGATGTDSIEVTVEEPQGPQAPVVTFVSPTDGLNIKQTTLSAVQVSVNATDADGTVTGVTIAVDGQSFSGTSASWSPSAFGTYTISATATDNEGQQTTETISVTVSENVAFTDHVLVGYWHNWNISSAPYIRLRDVDPSYNVINIAFAEPTIRDTDNTMVFAPIDVNNSGNEPTAASRQQFIEDVAYLQSQGKKVQISIGGANGVVHLDNDTEKQKFVTSMISLIDTYGFDGMDIDLEGSSLTLNSGDSDFKNPTTPRIVNFIDAIQQILANYNGNLMLTAAPETAYVQGGAIAYGGSWGGYLPILYALKDNLNFVHVQLYNTGSMIGLDGQTYTQGSADFIVAMCEMMLQGFDTYSTAGAFPAFRDDQVAIGLPATAPAAPAGGYVTPANVQSALNYLINGTSFGGSYTMVNASGYPNFRGMMTWSINWDATVGYEYANSFNTFFGSGARLAAAVPQPLSEKIKLNVYPNPFSQEVTLDIELNKGEQAVMKLYNMAGQAVFEQLYKSEYKGLHNLKLTIPRLETGMYMLQTLTPQGVSTHKLIKE